Proteins encoded in a region of the Photobacterium profundum SS9 genome:
- a CDS encoding efflux RND transporter periplasmic adaptor subunit, with protein MKKLSFIVLAIGSALALQGCEKPVIESVQRIQPVYVESVELAAEAPQLTFPAVAAAADKSSLSFRIQGEITHIYVRPGDLVKKGQLLAELDPLDYRLEVDNAQAKYNVADSQYRRSAKLVENGYIAQSQFDELKAQRRIERARLNIAKLNLKFTQIKAPFNGVISRVPIEQFENVQAGQQVMNIHSAKMVDIHIQAPDLIYSKSSAIEIDVSQPGARVITSNGNEYKATLKEFTTEPDPESGSFLVTLTMPMPTDNFILDGMAVEVRADAQKLNIYKKGEPVVPLEAIFNEDGDDLVLTNKFVWVVKADMTVEKRRITTDTAVPEGVRVQSGIEQGETIVVAGGNRLRAGQQIKVISMEAGQ; from the coding sequence ATGAAAAAACTATCCTTTATCGTTCTAGCAATAGGATCTGCATTGGCTTTGCAGGGGTGCGAAAAACCTGTTATCGAAAGTGTTCAACGTATTCAACCCGTTTATGTTGAGAGTGTTGAATTGGCAGCAGAAGCCCCTCAATTAACATTTCCAGCTGTTGCTGCGGCTGCTGATAAATCGAGCTTATCTTTTAGAATCCAAGGTGAAATTACCCATATATACGTAAGGCCGGGTGATTTGGTAAAAAAAGGGCAGCTATTAGCAGAACTGGACCCCCTTGATTACCGATTGGAAGTTGATAATGCGCAGGCTAAATATAATGTCGCTGATAGCCAGTATCGCCGTTCGGCAAAATTAGTTGAAAATGGATACATTGCCCAATCACAATTTGACGAATTAAAAGCGCAACGTCGTATTGAACGCGCAAGGTTGAATATCGCAAAATTGAATTTGAAATTTACACAAATTAAAGCACCATTTAATGGGGTTATTTCTCGTGTACCGATTGAACAATTTGAGAATGTGCAAGCAGGTCAGCAGGTCATGAATATTCACAGCGCAAAAATGGTGGATATTCATATTCAAGCGCCAGATTTAATCTATTCAAAAAGTTCTGCAATTGAAATTGATGTATCACAGCCTGGCGCCAGAGTCATTACGTCAAATGGTAATGAATATAAGGCAACGTTGAAAGAATTCACAACGGAACCCGATCCAGAATCTGGTTCATTTCTTGTAACGTTAACCATGCCAATGCCTACTGATAACTTTATTTTAGATGGTATGGCTGTTGAAGTAAGAGCTGATGCTCAAAAGCTGAATATTTACAAAAAAGGTGAACCGGTTGTTCCGTTGGAAGCCATTTTTAATGAAGATGGCGATGACTTAGTGCTTACCAATAAATTTGTATGGGTAGTGAAAGCAGATATGACGGTAGAGAAACGCCGTATAACAACGGATACGGCTGTACCTGAAGGTGTTCGGGTACAATCTGGAATAGAGCAGGGTGAAACTATCGTTGTTGCGGGCGGTAACCGTTTACGCGCTGGACAGCAAATTAAAGTCATTAGCATGGAGGCTGGACAATAA